From a single Bacillus sp. NEB1478 genomic region:
- a CDS encoding amidohydrolase produces the protein MGTLFRNGTIYTLVEEESNCSAVYVDNGKIMKTGTEHELTEQFGESITDSVDLEGGVMFPGFVDSHLHLIGHGEKLIRLDLSEMTSAEEMESALKEKAKTLKKEEWLLGEGWNENNFIDRKIFHKLELDRIAEGRPVLLSRVCRHAFLASSKALELADITKETPDPPGGIIKRDAEGEPTGLLHDSAADIVKKVVPEVSQEYLNRALETSVKNLLSLGLTGGHSEDLSYYGGVERPLKAFKNVLGHKNKFKAHLLVHHEALDDFLKIEQQYQMPFVEYGAMKIFADGAFGGRTAWVSLPYNDAPETSGVSIHEDDDLLNLVEKARSHNRNIAVHTIGDMALIQVLKIIKKSPAKSGRDRIIHAGLVSEEIIKDLKELPVILDIQPGFIGSDFPWLIERLGTERIPYAYAFRTLLDESIICAGGSDAPIEPVDPLLGIYAAVARRKPDESHEGYVPEQKITRYEAIGLYTFGSAAAIGQENVRGYIKEGYTADFTVFDRDLFKVPIDEIIEANVLYTIVNGEIAFQQTNNSLTQKS, from the coding sequence GTGGGAACTTTGTTTCGTAATGGAACTATCTACACGTTGGTTGAAGAAGAAAGCAATTGTAGTGCGGTATATGTTGATAATGGCAAAATCATGAAAACAGGAACAGAACATGAACTCACTGAACAATTTGGTGAATCAATTACTGATTCAGTAGATTTAGAAGGTGGGGTAATGTTCCCAGGTTTTGTGGACAGCCATTTGCACCTGATTGGTCATGGTGAAAAATTGATCAGATTAGATCTGTCTGAAATGACTTCCGCAGAAGAGATGGAATCAGCATTAAAAGAAAAAGCTAAAACATTAAAAAAAGAGGAATGGCTTTTAGGTGAAGGCTGGAATGAAAATAATTTTATAGATCGGAAAATTTTTCATAAATTAGAACTGGATCGAATTGCAGAAGGCAGACCCGTCTTATTATCAAGAGTGTGCAGACATGCATTTTTGGCGAGTTCTAAAGCACTTGAGTTAGCCGACATCACAAAAGAAACACCAGACCCTCCCGGAGGAATTATTAAAAGAGATGCAGAAGGTGAACCGACAGGACTGCTGCACGACAGTGCTGCTGATATCGTAAAAAAAGTGGTACCAGAAGTTTCACAAGAATATTTAAATCGAGCATTAGAAACTTCTGTAAAAAACCTTCTTTCTCTAGGGCTTACAGGAGGTCATTCAGAAGATTTGAGTTACTATGGCGGTGTCGAACGGCCATTAAAAGCTTTTAAAAATGTATTAGGTCATAAAAATAAATTTAAAGCCCATTTACTTGTACATCACGAAGCGTTAGACGATTTCTTGAAGATTGAGCAGCAATATCAAATGCCATTTGTCGAATATGGGGCAATGAAAATTTTTGCAGATGGTGCTTTTGGCGGCCGTACAGCGTGGGTGTCATTGCCTTATAATGATGCACCTGAAACATCGGGTGTATCTATTCACGAAGACGATGATTTATTGAACCTAGTAGAGAAAGCTAGAAGTCATAATAGAAATATTGCTGTACATACGATTGGGGACATGGCACTTATCCAAGTACTGAAAATAATAAAGAAAAGTCCTGCAAAATCTGGTAGAGACAGGATCATTCATGCTGGTTTGGTTTCAGAAGAGATTATTAAAGACTTAAAGGAGCTTCCAGTTATTTTAGATATTCAGCCAGGTTTTATAGGCTCTGATTTTCCTTGGCTGATTGAACGGCTTGGAACAGAGAGGATTCCATATGCTTATGCATTCAGAACTTTGCTGGATGAAAGTATAATCTGTGCTGGCGGGTCAGATGCTCCAATAGAACCAGTTGATCCTTTATTAGGCATCTATGCCGCTGTCGCAAGAAGAAAGCCGGATGAATCTCACGAAGGTTATGTACCTGAACAGAAAATCACGCGATATGAAGCAATCGGTCTTTACACATTTGGGAGTGCTGCAGCAATCGGACAAGAGAATGTAAGAGGCTACATTAAAGAAGGTTATACGGCTGACTTTACAGTGTTTGACCGAGATCTATTTAAAGTACCAATCGATGAAATAATTGAAGCTAATGTTCTCTATACTATTGTAAATGGAGAAATTGCCTTTCAGCAAACCAATAATAGCTTGACGCAAAAATCATAA
- a CDS encoding NAD kinase, whose protein sequence is MPERNHIFFFYKKDDAIHEKTEKLKQLATQSGFSIVDDPKQANIITSIGGDGSFLQAVRKTGFRDDCLYLGVNASDDVGFYCDFHIDDHAGMIEAMKNEQIEVRKYPALSVNIDGQGSFYCLNECSIRSSVITTLQIDVFIDDFYFETFRGDGMIISTPTGSSAYNKSVNGAIVDPMLACYQISELASLNNNQYRTLGSSFILSDNRKMTFKIKQENSQTYPIIGMDNEAMSIKHCENMSFEITEKRIKTVKLKDNSFWHKVKRSFL, encoded by the coding sequence ATGCCAGAACGCAACCATATATTTTTCTTTTACAAAAAGGACGATGCTATCCACGAGAAAACAGAGAAACTAAAACAGCTTGCCACACAGTCTGGTTTTAGCATTGTTGATGATCCTAAACAGGCAAATATTATCACGAGTATCGGCGGAGACGGATCTTTTCTACAAGCAGTACGCAAAACCGGATTCCGTGACGATTGTTTATATCTTGGCGTAAATGCTTCTGACGACGTAGGATTCTATTGTGATTTTCATATAGATGATCATGCTGGAATGATAGAAGCGATGAAAAATGAACAGATTGAAGTTCGAAAATACCCTGCACTTTCCGTAAACATTGATGGACAAGGATCTTTTTATTGTTTAAACGAATGCTCTATAAGATCCTCAGTAATAACAACACTCCAGATCGATGTATTTATCGATGATTTTTATTTTGAGACGTTCCGAGGAGATGGCATGATCATCTCTACCCCTACAGGAAGCAGCGCTTATAATAAGTCCGTAAATGGAGCTATCGTCGATCCAATGCTTGCTTGTTACCAGATCAGCGAACTTGCTTCCCTCAATAACAATCAGTACCGTACGCTTGGATCCTCATTTATACTCAGCGACAACCGTAAGATGACATTTAAAATTAAACAAGAAAACAGCCAAACCTATCCGATCATAGGGATGGATAATGAAGCAATGAGTATCAAACATTGTGAAAACATGAGTTTTGAAATTACTGAAAAACGGATTAAAACCGTAAAACTAAAAGATAATTCCTTCTGGCATAAAGTGAAAAGAAGCTTTTTGTAA
- a CDS encoding EcsC family protein, whose protein sequence is MHFTDREEQIWQDIQNWEQDFFTYEPTDFGRTYEKWATGQMDLLSENMQGKIGEYVDTVLFHIHALIQNSQFQLDMKQRLLSEARVFRDDIFEIIDLKKCTIDQLSYMADQQIARNRLLSLTQGGLAGTGGILFLGTDFPAMIALGIRSVQSIAMHYGYDIQRPSEMMRSLKVYHAATMPKRYQLEKWDELMEEIREEEDPIFYAGNDVVADISWMSHPIQQIVKMMAILLLRKKLTQGLPIFGMAVGAVMNYQQSRKITEIAHKFYQKRYLLEKYNS, encoded by the coding sequence ATGCATTTCACCGATCGTGAAGAACAGATTTGGCAAGATATCCAGAATTGGGAGCAAGACTTTTTTACATATGAACCAACAGATTTTGGCCGTACATATGAAAAATGGGCTACAGGTCAGATGGATCTTTTATCTGAGAATATGCAAGGGAAAATCGGTGAATATGTTGATACGGTCTTATTTCATATACATGCTCTTATTCAAAATTCTCAATTTCAACTTGATATGAAGCAAAGACTTTTGTCTGAAGCAAGAGTATTTCGAGATGATATTTTTGAAATTATAGATTTGAAAAAATGTACGATCGATCAATTGTCTTATATGGCTGATCAGCAAATTGCTCGTAACCGTCTCTTATCTTTAACACAAGGAGGGCTGGCAGGAACAGGAGGGATATTGTTTTTAGGAACAGATTTTCCTGCGATGATCGCATTAGGAATTAGATCTGTCCAATCAATTGCTATGCATTATGGTTATGATATCCAAAGACCTTCTGAGATGATGCGTTCCTTAAAGGTGTATCATGCTGCAACGATGCCAAAGCGTTATCAGCTGGAAAAATGGGATGAATTAATGGAAGAAATCCGTGAAGAAGAAGATCCTATCTTTTATGCAGGCAATGATGTTGTCGCAGATATTTCCTGGATGTCACATCCGATTCAGCAGATTGTAAAAATGATGGCAATTTTACTATTAAGAAAAAAGCTTACGCAGGGGCTGCCTATTTTCGGAATGGCTGTTGGTGCAGTCATGAATTATCAACAATCAAGAAAAATCACAGAAATCGCTCATAAATTTTATCAAAAACGCTATCTTTTAGAAAAATATAATAGTTAG
- a CDS encoding argininosuccinate synthase: MKKKVVLAYSGGLDTSVAIPWLAEKGYDVIALCLDVGEGKDLPFVQSKALSIGASESIVLDVQKEYADDYALVALQSHALYEGKYPLISALSRPLIAKKLVEVARKYNASAVAHGCTGKGNDQVRFEVSIAALAPDLEVLAPVREWSWSREEEIQYAKQHDIPVPIKKESPFSIDQNLWGRSNECGILEDPWATPPEDAYEMTTPLENTPDKPEFVEIGFEKGIPVSLNGEKLTLDKLIHQLNAIGGVHGVGRIDHVENRLVGIKSREVYECPAATTLIKAHKELEDLTLVKEVAHFKPIIEKKMTELIYEGLWFSPLTASLKAFLNETQSFVTGTVRVKLFKGHAIVEGRKSPFSLYDEKLATYTSEDMFDHGAAKGFISLWGLPTKVSSMVQKNEVKV; the protein is encoded by the coding sequence ATGAAGAAAAAAGTAGTATTGGCATATTCAGGCGGTTTAGATACATCGGTGGCGATTCCATGGCTCGCAGAAAAGGGTTATGACGTTATCGCTTTATGTTTGGACGTTGGAGAAGGAAAAGATCTTCCTTTTGTACAATCTAAAGCACTTTCAATCGGGGCATCAGAATCAATCGTATTAGATGTTCAAAAAGAATACGCAGATGATTATGCATTGGTAGCCTTGCAGTCACATGCTTTATATGAAGGGAAATACCCATTAATCTCTGCGCTAAGCAGACCGCTTATTGCGAAAAAATTAGTTGAAGTGGCAAGAAAATATAATGCTTCTGCTGTTGCACATGGCTGTACAGGAAAAGGAAATGACCAAGTTCGTTTTGAGGTTTCTATTGCTGCTCTTGCACCTGATTTGGAAGTATTGGCACCGGTTCGTGAGTGGAGCTGGTCTCGTGAAGAAGAAATCCAATATGCCAAACAGCATGATATTCCAGTGCCAATCAAGAAAGAAAGTCCTTTTTCTATTGATCAAAACTTATGGGGAAGAAGCAACGAATGCGGAATTCTAGAAGATCCTTGGGCAACTCCTCCAGAAGATGCATACGAAATGACAACACCATTAGAAAATACACCTGACAAACCAGAGTTTGTTGAGATTGGATTTGAAAAAGGAATACCCGTTTCATTAAATGGTGAGAAGCTTACTCTCGACAAACTTATCCATCAATTAAATGCAATCGGCGGAGTACATGGTGTGGGACGTATCGACCATGTAGAAAATCGTCTCGTTGGTATAAAATCGCGTGAAGTATACGAGTGCCCTGCTGCGACAACGTTAATTAAGGCACACAAAGAACTAGAAGACCTTACGCTAGTTAAAGAGGTTGCTCATTTCAAACCCATTATTGAGAAGAAAATGACGGAATTAATTTATGAAGGACTTTGGTTTTCGCCATTGACGGCTTCATTAAAAGCATTCTTGAATGAAACACAATCATTTGTAACGGGTACTGTTCGTGTGAAACTTTTTAAAGGACACGCGATTGTTGAAGGAAGAAAATCACCGTTCTCATTATATGATGAAAAATTAGCAACTTATACTTCTGAAGATATGTTTGATCACGGTGCGGCTAAAGGGTTTATCTCACTTTGGGGACTTCCTACAAAAGTTAGCAGCATGGTTCAAAAAAATGAGGTGAAAGTGTGA
- the mbcS gene encoding acyl-CoA synthetase MbcS translates to MNLIAPDIYNLTSEIETYAKIPDKKALIWMNETHGTKTITYKELMERTNQIGNALDGLGLTKGDRVLIIMPRLIETYAVYLACLKAGIAVIPCSEMLRAKDLSYRVQHSEAKAIIADFQFTDQVNEIKDDLPTLNYKISANGETKNWLSLKELTNNVSVSFSGAETKKDDMAFLSYTSGTTGQPKGVVHTHGWAYAHIRTASKNWLNISEDDIVWATAGPGWQKWIWSPFLSTLGTGATGFVYQGKFDPQKYLGLLEDQKISVLCCTPTEYRLMAKVDHLDQYELTHLRSAVSAGEPLNREVIDTFEKYFHVKVRDGYGQTENTLLVGTMEGMKVKPGSMGKPTPGNDVEVVNEFGQPVKVGEVGDIAVHKSSPALFKEYYKDQDRTLMAFRGDYYITGDKAKKDEDGYFWFEGRGDDIIISSGYTIGPFEVEDALIKHPAVKECAVVASPDEIRGHIVKAFVVLRDNTKGDQESLTSELQEHVKKLTAPYKYPRKIEYVEDLPKTTSGKIRRIELRQLEASKTR, encoded by the coding sequence ATGAATCTAATTGCTCCAGATATCTACAACTTAACTTCAGAAATAGAGACGTATGCAAAAATCCCTGATAAAAAAGCATTAATTTGGATGAACGAAACCCATGGAACTAAAACCATTACGTATAAAGAATTAATGGAAAGAACGAACCAAATCGGCAATGCTTTAGATGGATTAGGGTTAACAAAAGGTGATCGTGTCCTCATCATCATGCCGCGTCTCATTGAGACTTATGCAGTGTACTTAGCATGTTTAAAAGCGGGAATAGCAGTCATTCCATGCTCAGAGATGCTGCGAGCAAAAGATTTAAGCTATCGTGTTCAACATAGCGAAGCAAAGGCGATCATTGCCGATTTTCAATTTACAGACCAAGTAAACGAGATCAAAGATGATTTACCAACGTTAAATTATAAGATAAGTGCTAATGGAGAAACAAAAAATTGGCTAAGCCTCAAAGAATTAACGAATAATGTAAGCGTTTCTTTTAGCGGTGCCGAAACAAAGAAAGATGATATGGCATTCTTGTCCTACACATCAGGAACAACTGGGCAGCCAAAAGGAGTCGTTCATACGCATGGTTGGGCTTATGCTCATATTCGCACAGCTTCAAAGAATTGGTTAAATATATCTGAAGATGATATTGTTTGGGCGACTGCGGGTCCTGGCTGGCAAAAATGGATTTGGAGCCCGTTCCTATCTACATTAGGTACAGGAGCAACAGGTTTCGTCTACCAAGGGAAATTTGATCCCCAAAAATATTTAGGGCTTTTAGAAGACCAAAAAATATCTGTTTTATGCTGTACACCAACAGAGTACAGACTAATGGCAAAGGTTGATCATCTAGATCAATACGAATTGACTCATTTAAGAAGTGCCGTTTCAGCAGGCGAGCCATTAAATAGAGAAGTCATTGATACGTTCGAGAAATATTTTCATGTTAAAGTCCGCGATGGTTATGGACAAACAGAAAATACTCTTTTAGTAGGAACCATGGAAGGCATGAAGGTTAAGCCTGGTTCAATGGGAAAACCTACACCAGGAAATGATGTGGAAGTCGTCAATGAGTTTGGTCAGCCTGTAAAAGTGGGAGAAGTTGGAGATATTGCTGTTCACAAAAGTTCTCCAGCGCTATTTAAAGAGTATTACAAAGACCAAGATCGAACATTAATGGCTTTTAGAGGAGATTATTATATAACGGGTGATAAAGCAAAAAAAGATGAAGACGGTTATTTCTGGTTTGAAGGCAGAGGAGATGACATCATCATTAGTTCAGGGTATACAATCGGTCCATTTGAAGTCGAAGATGCACTTATTAAACACCCCGCTGTTAAAGAATGTGCGGTTGTAGCGAGCCCCGATGAGATTCGCGGGCATATCGTAAAAGCTTTTGTAGTATTACGTGACAACACTAAAGGCGATCAAGAATCGCTGACTTCTGAACTGCAAGAACATGTAAAAAAACTGACGGCACCATACAAATATCCACGCAAAATTGAATATGTAGAAGATCTTCCAAAAACGACTTCAGGGAAGATTCGCCGAATCGAGCTTCGTCAGCTTGAAGCTTCGAAAACAAGATAA
- the tpx gene encoding thiol peroxidase codes for MMSVTFKEKPVTLLGNQIKVGDQAPDFKVLANDMSEVTLADTKGSVRLIAAVPSVDTGVCDAEVRRFNEEAAKLDNVKVLTISVDLPFAQKRWCGAAGVENVQTLSDHKELSFGKAYGVAIEELRLLARSVFVIDSSDKITYVEYVDEVTSHPNYEAAIEAAKAAK; via the coding sequence ATCATGAGCGTAACATTTAAAGAAAAACCAGTTACATTGCTTGGAAATCAAATAAAAGTTGGAGACCAAGCTCCAGATTTTAAAGTACTGGCAAACGATATGTCAGAAGTTACTTTGGCAGATACAAAAGGCAGTGTTAGATTAATCGCTGCTGTTCCTTCTGTAGATACAGGAGTATGTGATGCTGAAGTTCGCCGTTTTAATGAAGAAGCAGCAAAACTTGATAACGTTAAGGTATTAACGATTTCTGTTGATTTGCCATTTGCACAAAAAAGATGGTGTGGTGCAGCAGGTGTGGAAAATGTGCAAACACTTTCTGATCACAAAGAACTTTCTTTCGGTAAAGCATATGGTGTTGCGATTGAGGAGCTTCGCCTTTTAGCTCGTTCCGTTTTTGTAATCGATAGCTCAGATAAAATAACATATGTAGAATATGTTGATGAAGTAACGAGCCACCCGAATTATGAAGCTGCAATCGAAGCTGCTAAAGCTGCAAAGTAA
- the ytfJ gene encoding GerW family sporulation protein, translated as MNEHPIQGLMKTAMENLKEMIDVNTIIGDPVETPDGSVILTVSKVGFGFAAGGSDFGNQDQSQSQQQSQGNQGSGESKNSPFGGGSGGGVSITPIAFLVVSNTGIKTIHLDNSTHLYERILDLAPGVIDKLQHLMNKNKQNGSANTHQPNTHSTDF; from the coding sequence ATGAATGAACATCCAATCCAGGGTTTAATGAAAACCGCTATGGAAAATTTGAAAGAAATGATCGATGTAAATACGATAATTGGTGACCCGGTAGAAACTCCTGATGGAAGCGTGATTTTGACGGTTTCAAAAGTTGGTTTCGGATTTGCTGCTGGCGGCAGCGATTTTGGTAATCAGGATCAATCACAATCCCAGCAACAATCTCAAGGAAACCAAGGATCAGGTGAGTCTAAAAATTCACCATTTGGCGGAGGGAGCGGAGGAGGAGTTTCGATTACTCCTATCGCATTTTTGGTTGTTAGCAATACAGGAATCAAAACCATTCATTTGGATAACAGTACACATCTATATGAGCGTATATTGGATCTTGCTCCAGGTGTAATTGATAAGTTGCAGCATTTAATGAACAAAAATAAACAAAATGGTTCAGCAAATACTCATCAGCCAAATACACATTCAACAGATTTTTAA
- a CDS encoding acetate kinase has protein sequence MAKIIAINAGSSSLKFQLLQMPEEEVLTKGLVERIGLNDSVFTIEVNGEKIKEIKDIQDHSEAVSMLLDKLIKHQVISSLDEIEGIGHRVVHGGEKFNDSVLITDEILKEIEEISYLAPLHNPANVVGIKAFKNVLPNVPAVAVFDTAFHQSMPEKSFLYSLPYEYYEEYGIRKYGFHGTSHKYVTERASELLGRPVEQLRLLSCHLGNGASIAAIEGGKSIDTSMGFTPLAGVTMGTRSGNIDPALIPYIMQKTGQSAEEVLNVLNNKSGMLGVSGFSSDLRDIESEAENGNERAELALEVFASRIHKYIGSYAARMAGIDAIIFTAGIGENSTAVRERVLRGLEFMGVYWDPALNQVRGKEAFISYPHSPVKVIVIPTNEEVMIARDTLRLAM, from the coding sequence TTGGCTAAAATTATTGCAATTAATGCCGGGAGCTCGTCCTTAAAGTTTCAACTTCTTCAAATGCCAGAAGAAGAAGTATTAACCAAAGGGCTTGTTGAACGTATTGGATTAAATGATTCTGTTTTCACGATTGAAGTGAATGGCGAAAAAATTAAAGAAATAAAAGATATTCAAGATCATTCAGAAGCAGTCTCTATGCTTTTAGATAAATTGATTAAACATCAAGTTATTTCTTCGCTTGATGAAATTGAAGGAATCGGACACCGTGTAGTTCATGGCGGAGAAAAGTTCAACGATTCTGTATTGATAACAGATGAGATTTTAAAAGAAATTGAAGAAATTTCTTATCTTGCACCCCTTCACAATCCAGCAAACGTTGTTGGAATTAAGGCTTTCAAAAATGTACTGCCGAATGTCCCAGCTGTTGCTGTGTTTGATACAGCATTCCATCAATCAATGCCTGAAAAATCATTCTTATACAGCTTGCCATATGAATATTATGAAGAATATGGAATCAGAAAATATGGATTCCATGGCACAAGCCATAAGTATGTGACTGAAAGAGCTTCAGAATTGTTAGGACGTCCAGTCGAGCAATTGCGTCTGCTTTCATGCCACCTAGGGAACGGTGCTAGTATTGCCGCAATCGAAGGTGGAAAATCGATTGATACATCAATGGGATTCACACCGCTTGCAGGTGTTACAATGGGAACACGCTCTGGTAATATCGACCCTGCTCTTATTCCGTACATTATGCAAAAAACAGGCCAAAGCGCAGAAGAAGTACTGAACGTACTTAATAATAAAAGCGGTATGCTAGGCGTTTCTGGTTTCTCATCAGATCTTCGTGATATTGAAAGTGAAGCGGAAAATGGAAATGAACGTGCTGAACTTGCATTAGAAGTATTTGCAAGCCGTATTCATAAATACATTGGTTCCTATGCAGCAAGAATGGCAGGAATCGATGCGATCATTTTCACAGCTGGTATTGGTGAGAACAGTACAGCAGTTCGCGAACGTGTACTCCGTGGACTTGAATTTATGGGAGTTTACTGGGATCCTGCTCTTAATCAGGTTCGCGGTAAAGAGGCCTTTATTAGCTATCCCCACTCTCCTGTAAAAGTAATTGTTATTCCGACAAATGAAGAAGTTATGATCGCAAGAGATACACTGCGACTTGCGATGTAA
- a CDS encoding class I SAM-dependent methyltransferase, protein MSSFNEVEKLFVTMDNSTMAIKEKLDLPYLDALVETGENLFFQEIPKEYDKELINVLTKEYKKINLAEFGKEELRKAFQLTVLKGMQEALQPHHAMTPDAVGLFVGYLVQKFTKNNERITLLDPVVGSGNLLTAVLNQLKQEEYEAFAVEVDETLLRLSWVNANIQKHKVELFHQDVIKPLYVEPVDLVLADLPVGYYPDDEGAKEFKVFQKEGHTYAHHLIMEQSVHYLKEAGIGIFIVPNGVFESDQSQLLQAWMKESVNILGLLQLPENLFKSKTHAKSILILQKQGVDVRKPKQAMLAELPSFSNKTGLANVMGQINEWFKTEWEREK, encoded by the coding sequence ATGAGCTCTTTTAATGAAGTAGAAAAACTTTTTGTAACGATGGATAATTCTACAATGGCAATTAAAGAAAAACTTGATTTGCCTTATTTAGATGCTCTTGTTGAGACTGGCGAGAATTTGTTTTTTCAAGAGATTCCAAAAGAATATGATAAAGAATTAATAAATGTGCTGACAAAAGAGTATAAAAAAATCAACTTAGCAGAGTTTGGAAAAGAAGAGCTTAGAAAAGCTTTTCAGCTTACAGTATTAAAAGGGATGCAGGAAGCTCTCCAGCCCCACCATGCCATGACTCCAGATGCAGTTGGTCTTTTTGTTGGATATCTCGTACAAAAATTCACAAAAAACAATGAACGAATCACATTATTAGATCCGGTTGTAGGTTCAGGTAATTTATTAACAGCAGTACTTAACCAGTTAAAGCAAGAAGAGTATGAGGCATTTGCTGTTGAGGTAGATGAAACCTTACTGCGGCTTTCTTGGGTGAATGCAAACATTCAAAAACATAAAGTAGAGCTCTTTCATCAAGATGTGATCAAACCTCTTTATGTTGAACCAGTAGATCTCGTCCTTGCTGACCTGCCAGTTGGATATTATCCAGATGATGAAGGGGCAAAAGAGTTCAAGGTGTTCCAAAAAGAAGGGCACACATATGCTCATCATTTGATAATGGAACAATCCGTTCATTATTTAAAGGAAGCGGGAATCGGTATATTTATCGTTCCAAACGGCGTGTTTGAAAGTGACCAATCACAATTATTGCAGGCTTGGATGAAAGAGAGTGTTAACATTTTAGGTTTATTGCAGCTGCCGGAAAATTTGTTTAAGTCAAAAACACATGCCAAAAGTATCCTGATCCTTCAAAAGCAAGGAGTAGATGTGAGAAAGCCGAAGCAGGCGATGCTTGCCGAACTTCCGTCATTTTCGAACAAAACGGGATTAGCAAATGTTATGGGACAAATAAATGAGTGGTTTAAAACAGAATGGGAACGTGAAAAATAA
- a CDS encoding MogA/MoaB family molybdenum cofactor biosynthesis protein → MSVQEHKAKAPEYVRCMVVTVSDTRNEETDKSGNIIKSLLEMHKHTVNEYRIIQDDKGLIQEAAMYAASNTEIDIVIVNGGTGIASRDVTIEAIHPLFEKEITGFGELFRMLSYTEDIGSGAMLSRAVAGTIRKTAFFALPGSSGAVKLGMEKLILPEITHVVQQLRK, encoded by the coding sequence ATGAGTGTTCAAGAACATAAAGCGAAAGCTCCAGAGTATGTAAGATGCATGGTTGTTACTGTAAGTGATACAAGAAATGAGGAAACAGATAAGAGCGGGAACATCATTAAATCGCTTCTTGAGATGCATAAACATACTGTGAATGAATACCGTATTATCCAGGACGACAAAGGATTGATACAAGAGGCAGCGATGTATGCCGCATCTAATACAGAAATTGATATTGTGATTGTTAATGGAGGAACAGGTATAGCTTCACGAGATGTGACAATAGAGGCAATACATCCTTTGTTTGAAAAAGAAATCACGGGTTTTGGAGAATTATTTCGTATGTTAAGCTACACAGAGGATATCGGATCTGGAGCTATGCTTAGCAGAGCAGTTGCAGGTACGATAAGAAAAACAGCTTTTTTTGCATTGCCTGGTTCATCAGGCGCCGTAAAACTAGGTATGGAAAAATTAATTTTGCCTGAAATTACGCATGTTGTTCAGCAGCTGCGGAAATAA
- a CDS encoding DUF2953 domain-containing protein, with product MEWILFFVAVLLLFTILLMLSTLHIELQFVHRNDNSDVQITLRMYRFLRYTLKIPLIQFDAKDHAVKIKEEKKASLGTEKKKKKRITFRQFKNQYKSFRGMLIHVQNFYHIIRHFLSKMKVENIAWHSAVGLGEASASAIAAGSLWGIKGVVLQLINTFFILKGNPSVSVVPVFQGMHSETRFSCMVSFKIGHAIVVMLKIMKAWRGTKNPSRANNEYMTGGM from the coding sequence ATGGAATGGATTTTGTTTTTTGTCGCTGTATTGCTATTATTCACTATTCTCTTAATGCTTTCTACGTTACATATTGAACTGCAATTTGTCCATCGAAATGATAATAGTGATGTTCAGATTACATTAAGAATGTACCGTTTTTTGAGGTATACGTTAAAGATTCCACTCATACAATTTGACGCAAAGGATCATGCAGTAAAAATAAAAGAAGAAAAAAAAGCAAGTTTAGGAACTGAGAAAAAGAAGAAGAAAAGAATCACGTTTCGTCAGTTCAAAAATCAATATAAATCATTTAGAGGCATGCTGATACATGTACAAAATTTTTATCATATCATCCGCCATTTTCTTAGCAAAATGAAAGTTGAAAATATTGCCTGGCACAGTGCGGTCGGTTTAGGTGAAGCATCAGCTTCTGCCATTGCTGCGGGCAGTCTCTGGGGCATTAAGGGAGTTGTTCTTCAGCTGATCAATACGTTTTTTATTTTAAAAGGAAATCCTTCTGTTTCTGTAGTTCCTGTTTTTCAAGGTATGCATAGTGAAACCCGGTTTTCTTGTATGGTATCTTTTAAAATCGGGCATGCTATTGTCGTTATGTTAAAAATAATGAAAGCTTGGCGTGGAACCAAGAATCCATCACGTGCAAATAACGAATATATGACTGGAGGCATGTAA